The genomic stretch cgccggacgaagcggcgccgcgcgcgggctgccGACCACCCTCGCAAATGAGCTGAAAACGTGAACACGCGAGGGGCAAGAAGACCGCGCAGAAGCACTCTTCGCCGCAGGGGCTTTTGCGAACTCACCAAACTCGGGGCAAATACTTTGAGTCAACAACACAGAACaggaatccatatattacgcctacATAACCGctgtggaataatcttaatgtagtaggatattaaaatccaacacttttagctctcttaagcagtccagtggggtgtTGACGAGCTAGAGCCGCCGGCCAACGGCAGTCGTGTGAATCGCCCCAAAGAAGAATAAAAGTGCATCGAGACGTCTAAACATCCAATCCAGTCGGGGGAGCGTGCGCCTCGCATGGAACTATGAACTGAAGGAGGCTCAAAGCGCCACACGCCCGGTGAAATGAAAGTGAGCAGACCTgcccagccgcgcgccaAGCGGCCTCCCCCACAGGGCTTGATAGCGGCTGCCCTcaacgcgcagcgacgcgcatcGGCCCGTACCTGCACGAGCTTGTAGCATGGGTCGTCCTCTAGAGTCGCAGCAGGACGTTTTGTGCTCGCCAGAATCCGAGCGACGCTGTCATGCTCCCTCgttgcctctccctcctgtctccttctctctcgcaccagccggcgtctccgccgctcgctggccgctgcgcctgcctcggctTCGTCGTCATCCTCCGGCCCTCGCGGCTCCTCGCGAACCTCTTGCAAAAACGGCGCGAAAATGCGACAGTCGGCATCCCACagagtctccgccgtctgctccgcggaggcaatcgcggcggcctcttctgcgcgcatccgctttcgcgcctcgcggtgctcgcgcgtctgccgctcgctggcatcctgcgccagcggcggcaagGCGCGCCCAGCTGCAtagtgtacgtacagccgAGAGCAGTGGACGCGTGCAGCGGAGAACGCGTGACGGAAAGTCAGGAAAAAGACACGGGAGTCACCTCAAATCGTGGAGACGAGCGACTGTTGGCGTGCAGGAgccagcgaaggcggcacACAGGGGAAAACACAAAACGAGAGGCACGGGCAAGTAGCGGCGGCGGGTACCAAGCAATCCGGGAACCTACCGTATGCCGCGAGTCGCCGAACAGTCTTTTGAAGGAGGTCGCGCACGCGGTTCAACtccgtctgcagctgcagccccaCTTCCTCGATCGCCTGAAAAAAATAGAAACCGAAAGACAAAGACGTGCCTGCCGAAAATTGTGAAAATCTGCGCATGCTTCACAGAGAGACAgtgtgtctgtctccgccaTGCATGTTGCTCAAAGAGAGTGGAAGAGAAGGAATGCGCGGggcagaaagaaaaactAAGCGCACGGCTcacgccgaggagacagagtTCGCATCATGCGCGCCATGTACCCGCGGCATGTGTGCGACAAGGAGACTGAACTTCCGAGAGTGAAAAGAGGGCACAGACAGGTTTTAGTCTTCTTCAAGGGAGACTTGCTGTGGATTCTCCTGTTTCAAGGATATCAGCCAGCGCGGTGctcacgcatgcagaagcaTACCGCAAGGTCTCGCGAGTCCGCGTTGTGGCCAGGGTCGAGGCTCAGCGTGGCGGATCTCTGCTCATCTACATCGCCCTGGGGGCTAAAGGCCTCTTGTTCGTCGCCCATTTTGGCTAGCTccggttttctctctcgtctccagTTGGCCGTCGAATCGTCCCGTGACCTGCGGACAGGTCGCCCGCGTATTTCGTGTGCAAAGACTTTCTTTTTGAAAGAGCAGCGAGCCGGCGCGGCACCAAGGCAAagcaggaggcagaggaggttGACACGGAGACCGCGAGGCAGTGTCTCATAGGCAGGACTGTTTCATCGCCGGCATAGGGAGACAAGCAATCAGCTAGCGCAGAGGTAAGGCGAAGCAGTGGGTGGCGCTTCGGCGCAGATGCCGAAAAGAGAATATCACggagcagaagaggagagaatgGGCAGCGAACGGGTGACGTTTAAGTCTTTGTGAGAAGCAAAAGTGGAGGTGCGAATGGAGGGAGACGAGCAAGCTTAAGAGCAGCACCACGAGacacgacggcgagagggaaGCGGAAGACTGGAAAGGCAGAAAAAACTGATCAGAGAGGGAATGCCAAGACCCCCAGAGCTCTCCGTGTCCTCtgagaagaaagcagaggcgagcaAACGCTTTAAAGATTCACTGTCGAGAAAAAAGTGGAAAGTCTTAGGGGAAAATCGCTGTGTTTACACCGGCGGCAACAAGACACACCAGCTATGACGACCCCCTCCAAAAAAAAGAGTGTCTCACGAGTCAATTTCCACCTCGTTTGCGACATACGGGATAGATGTAGTATGAAAAGAAAGTGTGTCTCAAAGGTGGTATCTTTTAGGGTGTTGGTCTATTTTCTGTGCCCGGTGCAGCTCGGCTTTTCCATCTTTGCATGCGAGCGGCGCATGTCGTCACGTCGATTCGCAGGATCGACCTCCCTCGATCGTCGTGTTCGCGAGTTGCTGTGTGACCCTTCCTGATTTCATCCGCGCCTTGTCTTCTCAAAAGAAGTGAAACTCTGGCCACACGGAGGAGTCTGACGCCTATCTGGTGCTGCCTAGCCCTCGTGCGGATGTCCCGTCTTTCTTTAATTTCCTAGGTCATTCCGGACGGCTCACGTGGACGTCGGCCGGTGCACATCTGAACGAGGCGCGATGCCTATTCTCCGGAGTGTGTTTCGACCTCCCTTTGACTGCTACCAAAAGTGAGTAGCCCTGCGTAGAGCGTCACAGCATAGTTTCTCTGGCGATACTAGAGCGCAGGTGGAAATCTGGCGTCTTTGGAGCTTTCTGAGTGTGCGCCGCCACACGAAACAGCCGGTCCCAGTCGCGGTGGTAGTCTGTCTTCCGCCGGGAACGCCGTGAAAGGGCTCGTGGCCGCTGAGGAGGTCGTCGCAAGCATGCGGCGCACCGTTCTCAGCTTTAGTTTCAGTGAAGCGGAGCTCACTTAGTGACAGAGGGAGTTTTGTCTGCATCGCAATGCAGCGGGCATTCTGGCAATGCGCCCGCCGGAACTGCTTGCCAGCACGATGCAGCACGGCAagcagcgagcgagccgcTTGCAAATGAAAACCAGTCCTCACTTGTTGCAGTTGATGCTCGCAAAGAGCGAAATGCAAAGCAGGGAGGAGGCACGCTGACGGTGTTCAGGAGGGCATATCGTCCTGTCCCCGTCATTCAAAATAGGCGATTCaggcccgccggcgccaggcTAGAAACGACGCCGAGAGATGCGAGTCTGATATGAAACTACAGGTCTAGTTGACGTAATGGATTCCATCGCTtgctgcggcggacgcccgCATCCATATGGATAGATACTTTTGCTGTGCACTCGGCTGGAGCTGCCCGTTGACGGTGATGGGAATCAGCATGTTTTCTGCTGTCCGTGGCAGCTCACTTCCGCGTTCGGCGATTTTTACCTCGAACGTAGCGAGGATCCAGACGTTTCACCCCCTGGTGCTAATAAGCTTCGTTCTCTAACTTAGCTACGGTGCCGGTAGTTCAGGGGAAGCAGCAAGAGCAAACTGGCGCTGCCTGGCGTATCGTGCCACCAACCATTGAAACACGGTAGCTGTGCGCGAAGCATTGTGATGTTCAAATCGTGAAGCGGTAAGACCGTTAGAGTGAGCCAATGCTACTTGCTGCTTAAGCGAAAACGGGAACGACTCGCTCACACTGCGTACAGGGTGGTCAACCctccgcagaaggcgcgttGCCTCTCCGCAAAACGTAGGAAGCCGCCACTCGTGCTCTGAACATGACACGCCCAAGACGAGTTGTGTTGCGGCCTTCAAAATCTCGCCACTCCGTGAAACTTTCGGACAATCTCATTTTTGCAGCCATCGAGACGGCGAGTGAGCAGCCGAAACGCGTCGGAGTGGAGGCTTGGAGCTGTCTCAGCAAATAGATTTGATGGCGTTAACCAAAACGTCGTCACACCACCTGGGTTTTTCGGCTTTCCCAGCGGAAACCGCTATGGTGCCAGTTTGTCTTTCCAGCTTCCAAGAGCCTCTCGATGTGCAAGTCTCTTGTGCCACCAACGGCCCCCAGAATCCGGCTGCTTAGGAAAGGGTTTGCATCAAGTCGCTAGCAGCAACAGGTTCGCTTCAATCCATCTGCATTGGTAGGTTCTGCCTCAGAATGGAGCGtgagaagggcgacgcggcttGTCGCGGGAAACCGCAGACGGCCATTTGACttacgaggcgcgcgactcgtgacacgcgagagagaagtgAGCCGCCTGtttggcgcctccgcgtctcgcgctggtGGTTCTGCTTCGGCGAGCAGTAAGAACGGATATGTGTCAAAGCAGGTACAGATGATTCGTCTGTAGGCGCCGCTGTATTCATGGCACTGTGGAGAGAAAGGTCTGTAACGGTTCGGGACGACGTCGCTCCTTCCGTCGGTTTCTGTCCCATATTGTCCCTGCTACGTTTGAGGGATTTCCTTTTGCTGTTGAAAACaacagaggagaaggcggttGTAGCCGACGGCACACTAGCGCATACCACGACGAGTTTTTGTATCCGTCGCGTTTTTCGCGGGCATGAGATGCTGAAACCGCTGTCCCACGTTTGTGTACGTGGCACCGCCCCTGCGGAACCCCCTATTTTGAAATGacttttccttttcttccaAACTTCGCACTCACCTGGAGCCTACAGAAGCTCCTCACGCTCAGAGGTCCAACTGCAGCatggccgccgccgcgttgtTGAACGCCGAATAGCCGCGCCGTGGTTCTTCGGCGCTACGTTGGGTGTGCAGAGCTGTGTCTCGGCGCTTTAGGTGAGCGGGTATCCATTACTTCTCTCAGGCTTTTGACTGGTGTTCGCCATTTCACTTCCCAGTTTTGTTCCGAAGAAAACAACGCAGCGGACTGCTCACGATGCAGAACCTCGACTGTTCATACACCAGAACCGCCGCTTGAATCTTCGAACCGAGTTCGCAGCACAG from Besnoitia besnoiti strain Bb-Ger1 chromosome X, whole genome shotgun sequence encodes the following:
- a CDS encoding hypothetical protein (encoded by transcript BESB_017840), which encodes MGDEQEAFSPQGDVDEQRSATLSLDPGHNADSRDLAAIEEVGLQLQTELNRVRDLLQKTVRRLAAYAGRALPPLAQDASERQTREHREARKRMRAEEAAAIASAEQTAETLWDADCRIFAPFLQEVREEPRGPEDDDEAEAGAAASERRRRRLVRERRRQEGEATREHDSVARILASTKRPAATLEDDPCYKLVQPARGAASSGADEDEDVCLGGTGGEESEREDAEEDAVEGKKFRLASVVFSKCPITQEPFQEPVSTRFASEGRACVHVFEKEAILAQLRRSDTPGAVSCPFAGCRAVICATSLQDDIETKLRMQRGDVRDAQDSLDREPPLSALLAEADWSSSDNSGSCEPGGSHRK